The following are encoded together in the Puniceicoccaceae bacterium genome:
- the purM gene encoding phosphoribosylformylglycinamidine cyclo-ligase yields MNDQKANKVTYQSAGVNIDAGMEVVARIKSKVRSTFSPAVMADIGSFGSMIDLGAVLKGYDEPVLIQSIDGVGTKVTLGCKLRQFAGLGKDIVNHACDDILVHGAKPITFLDYVASQELEPAVVAEIVGGMADACIESGVSLVGGETAEMPPTYAKGEIDIVGVITGVVEKRKLITGASIQPGQVIVGLASSGLHTNGYSLARKVLLEIAGLDLTVHHNDLGMTLGQALLEPHRNYYPAFAAADAAGIRIHGMAHITGGGFYDNIPRVLPEGCQAEIQLGTWPVLPIFDLISKLGGVERDEMFRAMNMGIGMTWVVDAEQASQLIETVAAAGYDAYRIGSIVPGDCKVVLKERG; encoded by the coding sequence ATGAATGATCAAAAAGCCAACAAAGTGACGTATCAGTCGGCTGGCGTAAACATCGATGCAGGCATGGAAGTGGTTGCCCGCATCAAGAGCAAAGTCCGCTCGACCTTTTCCCCCGCAGTGATGGCGGACATCGGCAGTTTTGGTTCGATGATCGACCTTGGCGCGGTGTTGAAAGGCTATGATGAACCAGTGCTCATCCAGAGTATCGATGGAGTGGGCACGAAGGTGACCCTGGGATGCAAGCTGCGCCAGTTTGCCGGGCTGGGGAAGGATATTGTGAACCATGCCTGCGATGATATCCTGGTTCACGGAGCCAAACCCATCACCTTTCTCGACTATGTGGCCAGCCAGGAACTCGAACCCGCAGTTGTGGCAGAGATTGTCGGAGGCATGGCAGATGCCTGTATCGAGAGTGGAGTTTCTCTGGTCGGAGGGGAGACCGCAGAGATGCCACCGACCTATGCCAAAGGGGAGATTGACATTGTCGGAGTGATCACGGGTGTGGTCGAAAAACGCAAGCTGATCACGGGGGCCTCGATTCAACCGGGACAGGTGATTGTGGGGCTCGCCTCCAGTGGATTGCACACCAATGGGTATTCGCTGGCGCGCAAGGTGCTTCTGGAAATCGCGGGGCTGGATCTCACCGTTCATCACAACGACCTCGGTATGACTTTGGGGCAGGCACTGCTCGAGCCTCACCGCAACTATTATCCGGCCTTTGCCGCTGCAGATGCTGCAGGCATTCGCATCCATGGCATGGCGCACATCACGGGAGGAGGATTTTATGACAACATTCCCCGCGTGTTGCCTGAGGGTTGTCAGGCCGAGATTCAGCTGGGAACCTGGCCAGTGCTCCCGATTTTTGATCTGATTTCAAAGTTGGGTGGTGTGGAGCGTGATGAAATGTTTCGCGCCATGAACATGGGCATTGGCATGACCTGGGTGGTTGACGCTGAGCAGGCATCCCAGTTGATCGAAACGGTCGCAGCGGCGGGCTATGATGCTTATCGCATTGGTTCCATCGTGCCGGGAGATTGCAAAGTGGTGTTGAAAGAGAGGGGTTGA
- the purQ gene encoding phosphoribosylformylglycinamidine synthase I, protein MEKTIAVVQFPGSNCEDESIFALRRAGIACEPFLWNAPVANLRNYAGYYIVGGFSYEDRSRAGVIASLEPVMQEIAREAASGKVVLGICNGAQILVETGLVPGYRSRHLGMVLAPNRMERQGRLVGVGYYNDHCYLQTGLESGRNAFNRKLGAKDRIRVPFAHAEGRFLFEPTLADQMEELGMLAFRYVDASGERVVDYPVNPNGSERNVAAVTNVAGNVMAMMPHPERVSEGDVIFESIGEYMREYDRISLDTTELKEPTRAQNEDAIAMGKLEPEFEHLPVKLIITDNTACSIEDALEKKGYAISVERWVLWSLQAEAPLSSAQHQALVASGELLNTNKEWIDAIDQVQHPTPEGITLLVDSPVNPVAAMRLQTLKKRFAMNHLRQIRQRTIWRLTDQSGKGVDWQALVKTHIFHNPVTDTLCRLA, encoded by the coding sequence ATGGAGAAAACGATAGCAGTCGTGCAGTTTCCGGGGAGTAACTGTGAAGACGAGTCCATATTTGCGCTGCGAAGAGCGGGTATTGCCTGTGAACCATTTTTATGGAACGCTCCGGTGGCAAACCTGCGGAACTATGCAGGCTATTATATTGTGGGCGGATTTTCGTATGAGGACCGCTCACGAGCAGGTGTCATTGCTTCGCTCGAACCTGTGATGCAGGAGATCGCCCGAGAGGCAGCGTCGGGCAAGGTTGTGCTTGGCATCTGCAATGGGGCACAGATTCTCGTGGAAACAGGGCTGGTTCCGGGTTACCGGAGTCGGCACCTTGGCATGGTGCTGGCGCCCAATCGCATGGAGCGCCAGGGACGGCTGGTGGGCGTCGGTTATTACAACGACCACTGCTACCTTCAAACCGGACTTGAATCCGGGCGCAATGCCTTCAATCGAAAACTGGGGGCGAAAGATCGCATCCGGGTGCCTTTTGCACATGCGGAAGGTCGCTTTCTGTTTGAACCCACGCTTGCGGACCAGATGGAAGAGTTGGGCATGCTCGCATTTCGTTATGTGGACGCCTCTGGTGAACGGGTAGTGGACTATCCCGTGAATCCGAACGGATCCGAGCGAAATGTGGCGGCAGTGACCAATGTAGCTGGTAACGTGATGGCGATGATGCCGCATCCGGAGCGTGTGTCTGAGGGGGACGTGATTTTTGAGTCCATCGGTGAATACATGCGGGAATATGATCGAATTTCGCTCGATACGACCGAGCTGAAGGAACCCACACGCGCGCAGAATGAAGATGCCATTGCGATGGGGAAGCTGGAGCCAGAGTTCGAGCACCTGCCGGTGAAGTTGATCATCACCGACAATACGGCCTGTTCGATCGAAGATGCGCTCGAGAAAAAGGGATATGCCATCTCGGTGGAGCGCTGGGTGCTGTGGAGCCTGCAGGCAGAGGCTCCTCTCAGTTCTGCCCAACATCAGGCCCTGGTTGCATCGGGGGAATTGTTGAATACAAACAAGGAGTGGATCGACGCGATAGATCAAGTGCAGCATCCCACACCGGAGGGAATCACCCTGTTGGTCGATTCTCCGGTCAATCCGGTCGCGGCCATGCGCCTGCAAACCCTGAAAAAACGCTTTGCGATGAACCATCTGCGGCAGATACGACAGCGCACGATCTGGCGTCTGACCGATCAGAGCGGCAAGGGAGTCGACTGGCAGGCACTGGTCAAAACCCACATTTTCCACAATCCGGTGACGGACACGCTCTGTCGACTCGCCTGA
- the purL gene encoding phosphoribosylformylglycinamidine synthase subunit PurL, with protein MTFTSECIDFEGKTDAEIQSILAEYRLSLKIEEVRKVQFEILKRPPSVSELVLWSIQGSEHCSYKSSRPFLKLFPTDGPGVILGPKEDAGIVELARDQNGMRYGIAVSHESHNHPSQIVPYEGAATGVGGNVRDVCCMGAKVIAIGDALRFGELENAKAQWIANGVVSGIAGYGNPLGIPNVVGDVYYHKGYNDNCLVTVLTLGTIREDEIIHSSVPEGGAGYKLILVGKPTDNSGFGGASFASLELEEEKKEQNKGAVQEPNAFLERHILKATYALVEWLKANGHIHRVGFKDLGAGGIACASVELADSAGYGADVDLDAVHVSMDDLPDAVKLCSETQERFMWAVPEDLVETVLKHYNETFDFPSVSHGARASVVGSVRGDTLYRVTAKGQVIVEAQAKDVTEGLIYHREHHYSRSPRDEIAYDEPASYAAIIQQVITHPDVASKHGVYRRYDKQVQGLVVIERGQADAGVLRPYLDAERYPESIRQVGLAVSMAQNPHWGRIDAYWGAAMAVVDAVAKLASVGAAPIAISDCLCFGNPEKPSQMGEFVEAIRGISDACREIRLKAHPDHAIPVVAGNVSLYNETREGSIPPSPMIGCVGRLEHVDRAVTPGFKAERSILFHVGTITDRMGGSVYQEVIGRDCAPMPTVGFAEFGNQVNVVTDLIDQGRVLACKAVGPGGLAAALAWMCFHGEFECRVWMQSGLRKDFLLFNESPGFVMEVSRAHADEVETLLNERHVKFQKIGETVNRGNCEIQGIRLPDMAGLKNRWMTALDNL; from the coding sequence ATGACTTTCACATCGGAGTGCATCGACTTTGAGGGAAAAACGGACGCGGAAATTCAATCCATTTTGGCGGAGTATCGGCTGTCACTGAAAATTGAAGAAGTTCGGAAAGTGCAGTTTGAGATTCTCAAGCGTCCACCGTCAGTTTCGGAACTGGTGCTTTGGTCGATCCAGGGGTCGGAACACTGCTCCTACAAAAGCAGCCGACCGTTCCTGAAATTGTTTCCCACAGATGGACCCGGAGTGATACTCGGACCGAAGGAAGATGCTGGAATTGTGGAACTTGCCCGCGATCAAAACGGCATGCGATACGGCATTGCGGTGAGTCATGAGTCGCACAACCATCCCTCACAGATCGTTCCGTACGAAGGAGCGGCCACCGGGGTGGGAGGTAATGTGCGGGATGTTTGCTGCATGGGCGCAAAAGTGATCGCCATTGGAGATGCACTGCGCTTTGGGGAGCTCGAAAATGCAAAGGCACAGTGGATTGCAAATGGCGTTGTTTCCGGGATTGCGGGTTATGGAAATCCGTTGGGAATTCCCAATGTGGTGGGCGATGTCTATTATCACAAAGGATACAACGACAACTGCCTGGTGACCGTGTTGACACTTGGCACAATCCGAGAGGATGAAATCATCCATTCATCCGTTCCCGAAGGAGGTGCGGGATACAAGTTGATTCTGGTGGGCAAGCCGACTGACAACAGCGGCTTCGGAGGCGCAAGTTTTGCTTCACTCGAACTCGAAGAGGAAAAGAAGGAGCAGAACAAAGGGGCGGTGCAGGAACCCAACGCATTTCTCGAACGCCACATCCTCAAGGCAACCTATGCGCTGGTCGAATGGCTCAAGGCCAATGGACACATCCATCGCGTGGGGTTCAAGGATTTGGGTGCGGGCGGGATTGCCTGTGCCAGTGTGGAGTTGGCTGATTCGGCAGGATATGGTGCCGATGTGGATCTGGACGCTGTGCACGTGAGCATGGATGATCTCCCCGATGCGGTGAAGCTTTGCTCGGAAACGCAGGAGCGATTCATGTGGGCGGTACCGGAAGATCTTGTCGAGACCGTTCTCAAGCACTACAACGAAACGTTTGACTTTCCCAGTGTTTCACACGGTGCCCGCGCGTCGGTGGTCGGCAGTGTTCGAGGGGATACTCTGTACCGCGTCACCGCCAAGGGGCAGGTGATTGTCGAGGCCCAGGCAAAGGACGTCACGGAGGGATTGATCTATCATCGCGAGCATCACTATTCCCGCTCCCCTCGTGATGAAATCGCATATGATGAACCTGCCTCCTATGCTGCAATCATCCAGCAAGTGATCACGCATCCGGATGTTGCGAGCAAGCATGGAGTGTATCGCCGGTATGATAAACAGGTGCAGGGGCTGGTGGTCATTGAACGTGGGCAGGCTGATGCTGGCGTGCTGCGTCCCTATCTCGATGCGGAGCGCTATCCCGAGAGTATTCGACAGGTGGGCTTGGCCGTGAGCATGGCCCAAAATCCGCATTGGGGTCGCATTGATGCCTACTGGGGCGCTGCCATGGCAGTTGTGGATGCAGTTGCGAAACTTGCGTCGGTCGGAGCTGCTCCCATTGCGATTTCGGATTGCCTTTGTTTTGGAAACCCTGAAAAACCCAGTCAGATGGGGGAATTCGTGGAAGCGATTCGCGGCATTTCCGACGCATGCCGCGAGATTCGACTGAAGGCGCACCCGGATCATGCGATTCCGGTCGTTGCTGGCAATGTATCCCTCTACAATGAGACGAGGGAAGGAAGCATTCCCCCGAGTCCCATGATTGGTTGTGTTGGCCGACTTGAGCACGTGGATCGGGCGGTGACACCGGGATTCAAGGCAGAGCGTTCGATCCTCTTCCATGTGGGCACGATCACGGATCGCATGGGCGGGAGTGTGTATCAGGAAGTGATTGGGCGTGACTGTGCTCCCATGCCAACGGTGGGCTTTGCAGAATTTGGCAATCAGGTCAACGTGGTGACCGATCTCATCGATCAGGGGCGAGTCCTTGCGTGCAAGGCTGTGGGTCCCGGGGGATTGGCGGCAGCCCTGGCGTGGATGTGCTTTCATGGCGAATTTGAGTGCCGGGTATGGATGCAGTCTGGATTGCGCAAGGATTTCCTGCTGTTCAATGAAAGTCCCGGATTTGTGATGGAGGTATCGCGTGCGCATGCAGATGAAGTGGAAACCCTGCTGAACGAGCGGCACGTGAAATTTCAAAAAATCGGAGAGACCGTGAACCGAGGCAATTGTGAGATTCAGGGCATTCGATTGCCGGATATGGCTGGATTGAAAAACCGTTGGATGACGGCACTCGACAATCTCTGA
- a CDS encoding FAD-dependent oxidoreductase, with amino-acid sequence MQTHESIVIGAGISGLLCAQALHDSGVDVLVIEKGRGVGGRMATRRFAGGRADHGAQLFTSRDLRFQMIVDEWLGEKVCKRWYVSKGCELGAQGYVRYCGRTGMTDAPKWIARNLQVSKETLVDHVHYDASSRSWQITVQGELAYACQTLFLTAPLPQSLTLLEAGDSPLEVSLHDELKGIRYHRGITIIAQLDGPAQLSETGAIRINDAPITWIGDNQAKGISPDVPLITIHATPGFADKHWESPDAERAPLLIEAARPYLKSNVIDWQCHRWGYSFPINPWHDVFVEDADRSLFLAGDAFGGPRVEGAALSGLMAAAEFLDKRSRRPLRS; translated from the coding sequence ATGCAGACTCACGAATCCATCGTCATCGGTGCTGGCATCTCAGGGTTGCTCTGTGCTCAGGCCCTGCACGATTCCGGCGTCGATGTGCTGGTAATTGAAAAAGGCCGTGGAGTCGGCGGTCGAATGGCCACCCGACGCTTCGCAGGTGGACGTGCCGATCATGGAGCACAGTTGTTTACCTCCCGCGATCTGCGGTTTCAGATGATCGTAGACGAATGGCTGGGGGAGAAAGTTTGCAAGCGCTGGTATGTGTCCAAAGGCTGCGAACTCGGTGCTCAAGGCTACGTTCGCTACTGCGGTCGCACGGGCATGACGGATGCCCCCAAGTGGATCGCGCGCAATCTGCAGGTAAGCAAGGAGACTCTGGTCGACCATGTGCACTACGACGCTTCATCCCGCAGTTGGCAGATCACGGTGCAGGGCGAGCTTGCCTATGCCTGCCAAACCCTCTTTCTCACCGCTCCACTTCCCCAATCCCTGACACTGCTCGAAGCAGGTGACAGTCCTTTGGAAGTGAGCCTGCACGACGAACTCAAAGGGATTCGCTATCACCGTGGCATCACGATCATCGCGCAACTCGATGGTCCCGCCCAACTGTCAGAAACCGGGGCAATTCGCATCAATGATGCTCCGATCACCTGGATCGGTGACAATCAGGCCAAGGGCATCTCCCCGGATGTCCCGCTGATTACGATCCACGCAACACCTGGTTTTGCCGACAAGCACTGGGAGAGTCCCGACGCTGAGCGTGCTCCTCTCTTGATCGAGGCCGCCCGCCCTTACCTGAAATCCAATGTGATCGATTGGCAATGCCACCGTTGGGGCTATTCCTTTCCCATCAACCCCTGGCACGATGTCTTTGTCGAAGATGCAGATCGAAGTCTGTTTCTCGCTGGCGATGCCTTCGGAGGACCTCGGGTCGAAGGTGCCGCACTCTCGGGTCTAATGGCCGCAGCAGAGTTTCTCGACAAACGCTCCCGACGCCCACTTCGAAGTTGA